The Desulfohalovibrio reitneri genome contains a region encoding:
- a CDS encoding FkbM family methyltransferase, with translation MSSVDLVAMLGNWRGVLTRLGAFSPLILAGERLLHQVLPLLKRHDVHPEYILAEEGGGRSACGLERIQAHALQTMPPTTGICVCDLGGVELAHELKSVADFPVLDGFLPLCHDMFAPHFDPRRIADNLDRIHAARRLFTDEPSLELFDAILAFRLSRDLGLLPLPAIPLYFHPGTAPRAGDVIIDAGAFDGDTALSFASAANNRAKIFAFEPDRTNLAALKGAVRRAGAERVVEAVPMALSGEDGHVPFTGAGSSARIGGKGERVRSTTLDSFCAARGIRPTLIKTDLEGADLDALRGARETTRAHRPRLALSVYHRPEDLWEIPLLAAQLRPGSRLSLVRHQGPESLGEIVCYVYDTPGGGQ, from the coding sequence ATGAGCAGCGTTGATCTGGTTGCCATGCTCGGCAACTGGCGGGGCGTTCTCACGCGGTTGGGGGCGTTCTCGCCCTTGATCCTGGCGGGGGAGCGACTGTTGCACCAGGTCCTGCCACTGCTGAAGCGGCACGACGTGCATCCTGAGTACATCCTGGCCGAGGAGGGCGGCGGACGGAGCGCCTGCGGGCTCGAACGCATCCAGGCGCATGCTCTGCAAACCATGCCGCCGACAACCGGCATATGCGTGTGCGATCTGGGCGGGGTCGAGCTGGCGCACGAGTTGAAATCCGTGGCGGATTTCCCGGTTCTGGACGGCTTCCTTCCCCTGTGCCACGACATGTTCGCCCCTCATTTCGATCCCAGGCGCATCGCGGACAATCTTGACCGGATCCACGCCGCCAGGCGGCTGTTCACCGACGAACCCTCCCTGGAGCTCTTCGACGCCATCCTCGCCTTCCGCCTCTCCCGCGACCTCGGGCTGCTGCCCCTGCCCGCCATTCCGCTCTATTTCCATCCGGGCACGGCGCCCCGCGCTGGGGACGTGATAATCGACGCCGGGGCGTTTGATGGGGACACAGCGCTCTCATTCGCCTCGGCAGCGAATAATCGCGCCAAAATATTCGCGTTCGAGCCGGACAGGACGAATCTGGCCGCGCTCAAGGGCGCGGTGCGGCGGGCCGGGGCGGAGCGGGTGGTGGAGGCGGTTCCCATGGCCTTATCCGGGGAGGACGGCCACGTGCCGTTCACCGGGGCCGGGTCGTCCGCGCGAATAGGCGGCAAAGGGGAGCGGGTGCGGTCGACGACGCTCGATTCCTTCTGCGCGGCCAGGGGAATCAGGCCCACGCTGATAAAGACCGATCTCGAGGGGGCCGACCTCGACGCACTGCGCGGAGCGCGGGAGACAACCCGCGCCCACAGGCCGCGTCTGGCCTTGTCCGTCTACCACCGCCCCGAAGACCTCTGGGAGATTCCCCTGCTGGCGGCGCAACTCCGCCCCGGGTCCCGCCTCAGCCTCGTCCGCCACCAGGGCCCGGAGTCCCTGGGAGAAATCGTCTGCTACGTGTACGATACCCCTGGTGGTGGACAGTGA
- a CDS encoding Y-family DNA polymerase — translation MFALVDCNSFYASCERVFAPHLARRPVVVLSNNDGCVVARSAEAKALDIPMGAPAFKWEAVFRRHGVAVFSSNYALYGDLSARVMRVLSAAAPDMEVYSIDEAFLDLHGLRGDLSGYVARLREQVRRWTGIPVSIGLGPTKTLAKAANKLAKRGGGVFTLRGGDGDDPHLRTLDPGDVWGVGPRHAAMLGHHGVRHAAGLKRMDRDLARKRMSVTGLHTVLELRGMPCIDLERVPPAKKAICSSRSFSRPLTDPDQLREALSLYAARAGEKLRRQGCACAHVSAFIRTNPFKEGAPQHQGMLGTALEHPTADTARIARAAHALLERLFKPGYGYVKAGVLLSGIEPEGGRQLRLLGHPEGDDPRRTELMRTMDRVNARWGRRTLHSAASGIHRPWSMRRDRLSPAYTSRWDELPVAAC, via the coding sequence ATGTTCGCTTTGGTGGACTGCAACTCCTTCTACGCCTCCTGCGAGCGCGTCTTCGCCCCGCACCTGGCCCGCCGCCCGGTGGTGGTGCTGTCCAACAACGACGGCTGCGTGGTGGCCCGCTCCGCCGAGGCCAAGGCCCTGGACATCCCCATGGGCGCGCCCGCCTTCAAATGGGAGGCGGTCTTCCGCCGCCACGGCGTGGCCGTGTTCTCCTCCAACTACGCCCTGTACGGCGACCTCTCGGCGCGGGTCATGCGGGTGCTTTCCGCCGCCGCGCCGGACATGGAGGTCTACTCCATCGACGAGGCCTTTCTGGACCTGCACGGGCTGCGCGGCGATCTTTCCGGGTACGTCGCCCGGCTGCGGGAGCAGGTGCGCCGCTGGACCGGCATTCCCGTATCCATCGGCCTGGGCCCCACCAAGACCCTGGCCAAGGCGGCCAACAAGCTGGCCAAGCGGGGCGGCGGCGTGTTCACCCTGCGCGGCGGCGACGGCGACGACCCGCACCTGCGAACCCTCGACCCCGGCGACGTGTGGGGCGTGGGGCCTCGCCACGCGGCCATGCTGGGGCACCACGGCGTGCGCCACGCGGCCGGGCTGAAGCGGATGGACCGCGACCTGGCCCGCAAGCGCATGAGCGTCACCGGGCTGCACACCGTGCTGGAGCTGCGCGGAATGCCCTGCATCGACCTGGAGCGCGTCCCCCCGGCCAAGAAGGCCATCTGCTCCTCCCGCTCCTTCAGCCGCCCGCTGACCGATCCGGACCAGTTGCGGGAGGCCCTCAGCCTGTACGCCGCCCGGGCCGGGGAAAAGCTGCGGCGGCAGGGCTGCGCCTGCGCCCACGTCTCCGCCTTCATCCGCACCAATCCCTTCAAGGAGGGCGCGCCCCAGCACCAGGGCATGCTGGGCACGGCTCTGGAGCACCCCACGGCGGACACCGCGCGCATCGCCCGCGCGGCGCACGCGCTGCTGGAGCGGCTGTTCAAGCCCGGCTACGGCTACGTCAAGGCGGGGGTGCTGCTGTCCGGCATCGAGCCGGAGGGCGGGCGGCAACTGCGCCTGCTGGGCCATCCCGAGGGCGACGACCCGCGCCGGACGGAGCTGATGCGGACCATGGACCGCGTCAACGCCCGCTGGGGGCGGCGGACGCTGCACTCCGCCGCCTCCGGCATCCACAGGCCGTGGTCCATGCGGCGCGACCGCCTCTCCCCGGCCTACACCTCGCGCTGGGACGAGCTGCCCGTGGCCGCGTGCTAG
- a CDS encoding sulfite exporter TauE/SafE family protein — MDSVFWVALQSSLVLGLIHGVNPCGHSWLVLAPFVYGEKRGRRVMYLTAAFIIGTTLACLGIGLTLGAVSLAIPPAFAFYVDSITFLILLALGLILIVKPNLLHSHDHEHDHDHGHNEHHGDTHHHHHESDHDHLGHCHFHPPKASEAKTITFWGLFVIGFVNMIVPCPTVAMMYTYAIDSGSILKGTSVFALYALGTAIALAAVIYAIFKAAGFLRTLEQDWVEPVMMRAAGVLTIAFGAYSLYSATA, encoded by the coding sequence ATGGATTCGGTATTCTGGGTAGCCTTGCAGAGCAGTCTGGTGCTGGGGTTGATTCACGGGGTGAACCCGTGCGGGCACTCTTGGCTTGTGCTGGCGCCTTTCGTCTACGGCGAGAAGCGTGGCAGGCGGGTGATGTATCTCACGGCCGCCTTCATCATCGGCACCACCCTGGCCTGTCTGGGCATCGGGCTGACGCTGGGTGCGGTTTCCCTGGCCATTCCGCCGGCTTTCGCCTTCTACGTGGATAGCATCACCTTCCTCATCCTGCTCGCCCTTGGCCTGATCCTCATCGTCAAGCCCAACCTGCTGCACAGCCACGACCACGAGCACGACCACGACCACGGCCACAACGAGCACCACGGGGACACGCACCACCATCATCACGAGAGCGACCACGATCACCTCGGCCATTGCCACTTCCATCCGCCCAAGGCGAGCGAGGCCAAGACCATCACCTTCTGGGGGCTGTTCGTCATCGGCTTCGTGAACATGATCGTGCCTTGTCCCACAGTGGCCATGATGTACACCTACGCCATTGACTCGGGCAGCATTCTCAAGGGAACGTCTGTTTTCGCGCTCTACGCCCTGGGCACGGCGATCGCCCTGGCGGCGGTCATCTACGCCATCTTCAAGGCGGCCGGGTTCCTGCGAACTCTGGAGCAGGACTGGGTGGAGCCGGTGATGATGCGCGCGGCGGGCGTGCTGACCATCGCCTTCGGGGCGTACAGCCTGTATTCGGCCACAGCCTAA
- a CDS encoding LexA family protein → MAANPILRAAGRPSPHAARLARPLLLEAVQAGFPSPADDYLDTALDLNEHLVENPAATFFMRAAGDSMEGAGVRDGDILVVDRARQPRQGSIVVASVHGELTVKRFRTRDGRALLLPENPDYAPLVLDGDEELDIWGVVTFVIHKAG, encoded by the coding sequence ATGGCCGCCAACCCCATACTCCGCGCCGCGGGCCGCCCCAGCCCGCACGCCGCGCGGCTGGCCCGTCCCCTGCTGCTGGAGGCGGTGCAGGCCGGGTTCCCGTCCCCGGCGGACGACTACCTGGACACCGCCCTGGACCTCAACGAGCACCTGGTGGAGAACCCGGCGGCCACCTTCTTCATGCGGGCCGCGGGCGATTCCATGGAGGGCGCCGGGGTGCGCGACGGCGACATCCTGGTGGTGGACCGCGCCCGGCAGCCGCGCCAGGGCAGCATCGTGGTGGCCTCGGTGCACGGCGAGCTGACCGTCAAGCGGTTCCGCACCAGGGACGGCCGCGCCCTGCTCCTGCCGGAGAACCCGGACTACGCCCCCCTGGTGCTGGACGGGGACGAGGAACTGGACATCTGGGGCGTGGTCACCTTCGTCATCCACAAGGCGGGCTGA
- a CDS encoding Maf family protein: MYRETAHIVLASASPRRRELLSRTGIAFQVSPARMEEPPAEEGEAAPDYVGRMARLKGLEVAARFPRSVVLAADTAVVAPDGEVMGKPRDAGDALRMLQQLAGNDHQVVTGCALVSPNRPPHAFTVATTVRFAPVPAQILQAYAASEEPRDKAGAYAIQGEAAALVESISGSWTNVVGLPLAEVMEVLMAWGVVACESS; encoded by the coding sequence ATGTATCGGGAAACGGCGCACATCGTCCTGGCCTCGGCCTCGCCCAGGCGGCGGGAACTGCTCTCGCGCACCGGAATCGCCTTCCAGGTAAGCCCGGCCCGCATGGAGGAGCCCCCGGCCGAAGAGGGCGAGGCGGCCCCGGACTACGTGGGCCGCATGGCCCGGCTCAAGGGGCTGGAGGTGGCGGCCCGCTTCCCCCGCTCCGTGGTGCTTGCCGCGGACACCGCCGTGGTGGCCCCGGACGGCGAGGTCATGGGCAAGCCCCGCGACGCCGGGGACGCCCTGCGCATGCTGCAGCAGCTTGCGGGCAACGACCACCAGGTCGTCACCGGCTGCGCCCTCGTCTCCCCCAACCGCCCGCCCCACGCCTTCACCGTGGCCACCACCGTCCGCTTCGCTCCGGTCCCCGCCCAAATCCTGCAAGCCTACGCCGCCTCGGAAGAACCCCGGGACAAGGCCGGGGCCTACGCCATCCAGGGCGAGGCCGCCGCCCTGGTGGAATCCATCAGCGGCTCCTGGACCAACGTGGTCGGGTTGCCGCTGGCGGAGGTGATGGAGGTGTTGATGGCTTGGGGGGTGGTGGCTTGCGAGTCATCGTGA
- a CDS encoding methyl-accepting chemotaxis protein, which produces MRFDSINGRLLVFTFLIVAASIVALIAYASSSSYQAILEVQTKQMEELNGSLRSTLADFVDESAAKAEAMVKNEQMAGVLYGGSGRYAKKQLAAYLEAFDVFVAGWMYDSDGAVKVGMNADGEKIETEDVAGTSYFRATADGDVYVGDRVNTGQYSGRKVFLIAQPVFNLFEKLAGGLAVAVDFQSFAEEYILPVEIGKRGHAFLLDSAGRVIAHPEGDMVGTTFSALPAEVGANETAFSYQWRGEDMLGVASTVPRTDWVLVTSAYKADMASRAVDQRNILAVMGLIAVAVLVAAIFLLVRRMVTGPISRIQAFTSAVSRGNLSASLEGSYRFELADLSRDVGGMVDELKDKLGFSDGVLEGISTAFPYLVLDNQGRITRVNDLLLQALGKTGQAEEYHSLTAGEFFYGDASRETRSTRALEDETRVEGEMEVERDGQSVVLNVNATPIFDMDNRKMGVFTLYFDLTRIRAQEQEIREQNDKITAVAEDATRIAQEVSEASDNLTGQVEQASRGAENQKERTAETMQDVRRLNERVTEVAESASTASDNADEAREMAVKGEDVVARAVEAINDVDRQAAALQENMDQLSKRARSIGEIITVIQDIADQTNLLALNAAIEAARAGDAGRGFAVVADEVRKLAEKTMSATTEVTEAISGIQGDAEKSVSATSAAAEAVARSTELARESGEALSGIVRIVEGTAERVRSIAQASEEQSEASGKIMAAVEEIGGISQETADGMVQAAQAIEGLASESDELRRLMERMRK; this is translated from the coding sequence ATGCGTTTCGACAGCATTAACGGACGCTTGCTCGTCTTTACTTTCCTTATCGTGGCCGCCTCCATCGTGGCCCTCATCGCCTACGCTTCCAGTTCCTCCTACCAGGCCATTTTGGAAGTCCAGACCAAGCAGATGGAGGAGCTGAACGGCTCCCTTCGCAGCACCCTGGCGGACTTCGTGGACGAATCCGCGGCCAAGGCCGAGGCCATGGTCAAGAACGAGCAGATGGCGGGGGTGCTGTACGGCGGCTCCGGCCGCTACGCCAAGAAGCAGCTGGCCGCCTACCTGGAAGCCTTCGACGTCTTCGTGGCCGGGTGGATGTATGATTCCGACGGCGCGGTGAAAGTGGGCATGAACGCGGACGGCGAAAAAATCGAAACCGAGGACGTGGCGGGAACATCTTACTTCCGTGCCACGGCCGATGGCGATGTGTACGTGGGCGACCGCGTGAACACGGGTCAATACTCGGGCCGCAAGGTGTTTCTCATCGCCCAGCCCGTGTTCAACCTGTTCGAAAAGCTGGCCGGCGGTTTGGCCGTGGCCGTGGACTTCCAGTCCTTCGCCGAGGAATACATCCTGCCCGTGGAGATCGGCAAACGAGGCCACGCCTTCCTGCTGGACTCCGCCGGGCGGGTTATCGCCCATCCCGAGGGGGATATGGTTGGCACCACCTTCTCCGCCCTGCCCGCAGAGGTCGGCGCGAACGAAACCGCCTTCTCCTACCAGTGGCGCGGCGAGGACATGCTGGGCGTGGCCTCCACCGTGCCGCGCACGGACTGGGTGCTGGTCACATCCGCCTACAAGGCGGACATGGCCTCCCGCGCCGTGGACCAGCGCAACATCCTGGCCGTCATGGGGCTGATCGCCGTGGCCGTGTTGGTGGCGGCCATCTTCCTGCTGGTGCGGCGCATGGTCACCGGCCCCATCTCCCGCATCCAGGCCTTCACCTCGGCCGTCTCCCGCGGAAACCTCTCGGCCAGTCTGGAGGGCTCCTACCGCTTCGAGCTGGCCGACCTCTCCCGCGACGTGGGCGGCATGGTTGACGAGCTCAAGGACAAGCTGGGCTTCTCCGACGGCGTGCTGGAAGGGATTTCCACCGCCTTCCCCTACCTGGTGCTGGACAACCAGGGCCGCATCACCCGGGTGAACGACCTCCTGCTGCAGGCGCTTGGCAAGACGGGCCAGGCCGAGGAATACCACAGCCTGACCGCCGGGGAGTTCTTCTACGGCGACGCCAGCCGCGAAACCCGCTCCACCCGCGCCCTGGAGGACGAAACCCGCGTGGAGGGGGAGATGGAAGTGGAGCGCGACGGCCAGTCCGTGGTGCTCAACGTCAACGCCACCCCCATCTTCGACATGGACAACCGCAAGATGGGCGTATTCACCCTCTACTTCGACCTGACCCGCATCCGCGCCCAGGAACAGGAAATCCGCGAGCAGAACGACAAGATCACCGCCGTGGCCGAGGACGCCACCCGCATCGCCCAGGAGGTCTCCGAGGCCTCGGACAACCTCACCGGGCAGGTGGAGCAGGCCTCGCGCGGGGCGGAGAACCAAAAGGAGCGCACCGCCGAGACTATGCAGGACGTGCGCCGCCTCAACGAGCGCGTGACCGAGGTGGCCGAGAGCGCCTCCACCGCGTCGGACAACGCGGACGAGGCCAGGGAAATGGCGGTCAAGGGCGAGGACGTGGTGGCCCGGGCCGTGGAGGCCATCAACGACGTGGACCGCCAGGCCGCCGCCCTGCAGGAGAACATGGACCAGCTCAGCAAGCGCGCCCGGTCCATCGGTGAAATCATCACCGTCATCCAGGACATCGCCGACCAGACCAACCTCCTCGCCCTCAACGCGGCCATCGAGGCCGCCCGCGCTGGCGACGCCGGGCGCGGCTTCGCCGTGGTGGCCGACGAGGTGCGCAAGCTGGCGGAAAAAACCATGTCCGCCACAACCGAGGTCACCGAGGCCATCTCCGGCATCCAGGGCGACGCGGAGAAAAGCGTCTCCGCCACCTCGGCTGCGGCCGAGGCCGTGGCCCGCTCCACCGAGCTGGCCCGGGAGTCGGGCGAGGCGCTGTCCGGCATCGTGCGCATCGTGGAGGGCACGGCCGAACGGGTGCGCTCCATCGCCCAGGCCTCGGAGGAGCAGTCCGAGGCATCGGGCAAGATCATGGCCGCGGTGGAGGAAATCGGGGGGATTTCCCAGGAAACCGCCGACGGCATGGTTCAGGCCGCCCAGGCCATCGAGGGCCTGGCCAGCGAGTCCGACGAACTGCGGCGGCTCATGGAACGCATGCGCAAATAG
- a CDS encoding OmpA family protein, with protein MQTVFRLLTIALLAAMLSAGMGCTSKQSQSGLPKGATGAATEGQAAESAREGQEAMTQEEREALKQRELEERRLEEQRRARQEERRTEMMQEDMAELATMINFAFDSFELSDEARDILRAKAEILKEHEDLRLVIEGYCDNRGTEEYNLALGERRARAAYEYLVLLGISPNRMNIVSYGEEDPIDPANNEVAWAKNRRCEFKVVK; from the coding sequence ATGCAGACCGTCTTCCGCCTACTGACCATCGCCCTGCTCGCCGCCATGCTGAGCGCGGGCATGGGCTGCACCAGCAAGCAGTCGCAAAGCGGCCTTCCCAAGGGCGCCACCGGCGCGGCCACCGAAGGCCAGGCCGCCGAATCGGCCCGGGAAGGCCAGGAGGCCATGACCCAGGAGGAGCGCGAGGCGCTCAAGCAACGCGAGCTTGAGGAACGCCGCCTGGAAGAGCAGCGCCGCGCCCGCCAGGAAGAGCGCCGCACGGAGATGATGCAGGAAGACATGGCCGAGCTGGCCACCATGATCAACTTCGCCTTCGACTCCTTCGAACTGAGCGACGAGGCGCGGGACATTCTCCGCGCGAAGGCCGAGATCCTCAAGGAGCACGAGGACCTGCGGCTGGTCATCGAGGGCTACTGCGACAACCGGGGCACCGAGGAATACAACCTGGCCCTGGGCGAGCGCCGCGCCAGGGCCGCCTACGAGTACCTGGTGCTCCTGGGCATCTCGCCCAACCGCATGAACATCGTCAGCTACGGCGAGGAGGACCCCATCGACCCGGCCAACAACGAGGTCGCCTGGGCCAAGAACCGCCGCTGCGAATTCAAGGTGGTCAAGTAG
- a CDS encoding DUF362 domain-containing protein, giving the protein MSAGTSSIPVALAAVPGYDAFGLLEAARRCLAAAGVQRLRGARVLVKPNLVSPKNPLLTCTRAEVVRAACLALREAGADPWVGDSPAFGSAASVARAAGYPQALADLDVPIRGLGRAVPLDFADGGCIGVSRAALEADLICNLPKAKAHGQVRLTLAAKNLFGCVVGARKALAHARMGEKANRFESMLCDVAAALPPGVSLLDGVEAMHVDGPQGGEPFHLGMLAACRDPFALDTALYGLLGVTPDEVPLWREARERGLPGAFAENLSFPLDRPESFDASGFEMPGRLSPVTFDPFRLLKGRLKSFVRRFK; this is encoded by the coding sequence ATGTCCGCTGGCACATCTTCCATCCCGGTGGCCCTGGCCGCCGTCCCAGGCTACGACGCCTTCGGCCTGCTGGAGGCCGCGCGCCGCTGCCTGGCGGCGGCCGGGGTGCAGCGGTTGCGCGGGGCGCGGGTGCTGGTCAAGCCCAATCTGGTCTCTCCCAAGAACCCCCTTTTGACCTGCACACGGGCGGAGGTGGTGCGGGCGGCCTGCCTGGCGCTGCGCGAGGCGGGGGCCGACCCCTGGGTGGGGGATTCCCCGGCCTTCGGCAGCGCGGCCTCGGTGGCCCGGGCGGCGGGGTATCCCCAGGCCCTGGCCGATCTGGACGTGCCCATCCGGGGGCTGGGCCGCGCCGTGCCCCTGGACTTCGCCGACGGCGGCTGCATCGGCGTCTCGCGCGCCGCCCTGGAGGCGGACCTGATCTGCAACCTGCCCAAGGCCAAGGCGCACGGACAGGTGCGGCTGACCCTGGCGGCCAAGAATCTTTTCGGCTGCGTGGTGGGGGCGCGCAAGGCCCTGGCCCATGCCCGCATGGGGGAGAAGGCCAACCGCTTCGAGTCCATGCTCTGCGACGTGGCGGCCGCGCTGCCGCCGGGCGTCTCCCTGCTGGACGGGGTGGAGGCCATGCACGTGGACGGCCCCCAGGGCGGGGAGCCGTTCCACCTGGGGATGCTGGCCGCCTGCCGCGACCCCTTCGCCCTGGACACCGCCCTGTACGGCCTGCTGGGCGTGACGCCGGACGAGGTGCCCCTGTGGCGCGAGGCCAGGGAGCGCGGCCTGCCCGGGGCCTTCGCCGAGAACCTTTCCTTCCCCCTGGACCGCCCTGAGTCCTTCGACGCCAGCGGGTTTGAGATGCCGGGCCGCCTGTCGCCCGTGACCTTCGACCCCTTCCGCCTGCTCAAGGGACGGCTCAAGAGCTTCGTCCGCCGCTTCAAATAG
- a CDS encoding MarR family winged helix-turn-helix transcriptional regulator: MIDRINHAVVEFFEKLSSWEHDVVREKGITLPQMHTLEVLGIHGPMRMKELAERMGVTTGTLTVLVDRLEAKEYARRRAHDTDRRSIIVEMAAKGRELFEEHDRLHLGLTEELLAACPKEDREALLRCLTAMNERF, encoded by the coding sequence ATGATCGACAGGATCAACCATGCGGTGGTGGAGTTTTTCGAGAAGCTTTCCTCCTGGGAGCACGACGTGGTGCGGGAGAAGGGGATAACCCTGCCGCAGATGCACACCCTGGAGGTGCTGGGCATCCACGGCCCCATGCGCATGAAGGAGCTGGCCGAGCGCATGGGCGTGACCACCGGCACCCTGACCGTGCTGGTGGACCGGCTGGAGGCCAAGGAGTACGCCCGCCGCCGCGCCCACGACACGGACCGCCGTTCCATCATCGTGGAGATGGCCGCCAAGGGGCGTGAACTCTTCGAGGAGCACGACCGGCTCCACCTGGGGCTGACCGAGGAGCTGCTCGCTGCCTGCCCCAAGGAGGATCGCGAGGCCCTGCTGCGCTGCCTGACCGCCATGAACGAGCGGTTCTAG
- a CDS encoding 2-hydroxymuconate tautomerase family protein: protein MPYVNIKITREGATAEEKERLISGVTELLRDVLGKNPETTVVVIDEVETDNWGIGGVPVTERRKRGM from the coding sequence ATGCCGTACGTGAACATCAAGATCACCCGCGAGGGGGCCACGGCCGAGGAGAAGGAGCGTCTCATCTCCGGAGTGACGGAGCTGCTGCGGGACGTTTTGGGCAAGAACCCCGAGACCACGGTGGTGGTCATCGACGAGGTGGAGACGGACAACTGGGGCATCGGCGGCGTGCCGGTGACCGAGCGGCGGAAGCGGGGGATGTAG
- a CDS encoding phosphatidylglycerophosphatase A family protein, translating into MRDQPPITPETTGDALLLSLSTLGFVGRSPVMPGTCGSAVAVLLAPLLFLPLSWPVQLAVLAGMFLLGGWAATRVERMSARHDPSMVVIDEVVGQWLALLPLAATASWPWLAAGFVFFRALDIAKPWPVRRSEHWLPEGFGVMLDDVLAGAGAAGLLWAARAMLA; encoded by the coding sequence ATGCGAGACCAACCACCCATCACACCGGAAACCACTGGCGACGCCCTGCTGCTTTCCCTGTCCACCCTCGGTTTCGTGGGCCGTTCACCGGTCATGCCGGGCACCTGCGGATCGGCCGTGGCCGTGCTGCTGGCGCCGCTTCTGTTTCTGCCCCTTTCCTGGCCGGTTCAGCTGGCTGTCCTGGCGGGGATGTTCCTGTTGGGCGGCTGGGCGGCCACGAGGGTGGAGCGCATGTCCGCCCGGCACGACCCCTCCATGGTGGTCATCGACGAGGTGGTGGGCCAATGGCTGGCCCTGCTGCCCCTGGCGGCCACGGCCTCCTGGCCCTGGCTTGCGGCCGGGTTCGTTTTCTTCCGCGCGCTGGACATCGCCAAGCCCTGGCCCGTGCGCCGGTCCGAGCACTGGCTGCCGGAGGGCTTCGGCGTGATGCTGGACGACGTGCTGGCCGGAGCGGGCGCGGCCGGGCTGCTCTGGGCGGCGCGGGCAATGCTGGCCTGA
- a CDS encoding putative signal transducing protein, whose protein sequence is MEEFPIVFTSLHSWEVRLMQQELEAEGIPAVVEDEGVVGANWLYANAVGGVKLRVHAEDAERAGRVVHEFQGKDASGTVSRCPACGGSNVRGERWPVLGVIASYFLLGVPFLFRKQWRCRDCGHTWRG, encoded by the coding sequence ATGGAAGAATTCCCCATAGTATTCACCAGCCTCCATTCCTGGGAGGTGCGGCTCATGCAGCAGGAACTGGAAGCCGAGGGCATCCCGGCCGTTGTGGAGGACGAGGGGGTGGTGGGGGCCAATTGGCTGTACGCCAACGCCGTGGGCGGGGTGAAGCTGCGGGTGCACGCTGAGGACGCGGAGCGCGCCGGACGGGTGGTCCATGAGTTCCAGGGGAAGGACGCGTCCGGGACTGTGTCCCGCTGCCCGGCCTGCGGCGGCTCCAACGTGCGCGGCGAGCGCTGGCCCGTGCTGGGCGTGATCGCTTCATATTTTCTGCTTGGCGTGCCCTTCCTCTTCCGCAAGCAGTGGCGGTGCCGGGACTGTGGGCACACTTGGCGGGGTTAA